The following proteins come from a genomic window of Gynuella sunshinyii YC6258:
- the accC gene encoding acetyl-CoA carboxylase biotin carboxylase subunit: MLEKVLIANRGEIALRILRACKELGIRTVAVHSTADRDLKHVKLADESVCIGPASSMESYLNIPAIIAAAEVTNANAIHPGYGFLAENANFCEQVEKSGFIFIGPRPETIRLMGDKVSAIDAMKAAGVPTVPGSGGPLGDNDETNLQIAERIGYPVIIKAAAGGGGRGMRVVHRENQLLGSINVTKSEAQAAFGDGTVYMEKFLENPRHVEIQVLADGKGHAIHLGDRDCSLQRRHQKVLEEAPAPNIDEKARKQVQQACVNACKEINYRGAGTFEFLYEDGGFYFIEMNTRVQVEHPVSEMITGIDIIKEQLKIAANIPLELQQEDIRFHGHAFECRINAEDPVTFMPCPGEIKHFHPPGGLGVRWDSHLYAGYRIPPFYDSMIGKLITFADTRETALERMRVALDELVIEGIRTNAPLQMRLVRDPEFKKGGVNIHYLEHKLASEQ; encoded by the coding sequence ATGCTGGAAAAAGTACTGATAGCCAATCGCGGAGAAATCGCCCTGCGAATTCTTCGCGCCTGTAAAGAACTCGGCATTCGAACGGTTGCCGTACATTCAACAGCCGACCGCGACCTTAAGCACGTCAAACTGGCAGATGAGTCCGTTTGTATAGGCCCAGCTTCCTCAATGGAAAGCTACCTCAATATTCCCGCTATTATTGCTGCTGCCGAAGTCACCAATGCCAATGCGATTCATCCTGGCTATGGCTTCCTGGCAGAAAATGCCAACTTCTGTGAGCAAGTCGAGAAAAGCGGCTTTATCTTTATCGGACCAAGACCGGAAACCATCCGCCTGATGGGCGATAAAGTTTCCGCAATTGATGCCATGAAAGCAGCTGGTGTACCAACTGTTCCTGGTTCGGGTGGACCCTTGGGTGACAATGACGAGACCAATCTGCAGATTGCTGAGCGGATAGGCTATCCCGTGATTATCAAGGCTGCAGCCGGCGGCGGCGGTCGAGGTATGCGAGTGGTTCACAGAGAGAACCAGTTACTTGGCTCGATCAACGTTACCAAATCAGAAGCTCAAGCAGCTTTTGGTGATGGCACCGTATATATGGAAAAATTCCTGGAAAATCCTCGTCACGTTGAAATCCAGGTGCTGGCTGATGGCAAAGGCCATGCCATACATCTTGGTGATCGTGACTGTTCTCTACAACGCCGTCATCAGAAAGTACTTGAAGAGGCACCCGCACCGAACATTGACGAAAAGGCTCGTAAACAAGTTCAACAGGCCTGCGTTAACGCCTGTAAAGAAATAAACTATCGTGGTGCAGGTACATTTGAGTTTCTATACGAAGATGGTGGTTTCTACTTCATTGAAATGAATACCAGGGTTCAGGTTGAACATCCGGTATCTGAAATGATCACCGGTATTGATATCATCAAAGAACAGTTAAAGATTGCAGCCAACATCCCACTGGAACTTCAACAGGAAGATATCAGGTTTCATGGACACGCTTTCGAATGTCGAATCAATGCTGAAGACCCGGTGACCTTCATGCCATGTCCAGGCGAAATCAAGCACTTTCATCCGCCTGGAGGTCTTGGCGTCAGATGGGATTCCCATCTGTATGCAGGTTATCGAATCCCTCCTTTCTATGACTCCATGATTGGAAAGTTGATAACCTTCGCTGATACCCGCGAAACCGCCCTTGAAAGGATGCGTGTGGCTCTGGACGAACTGGTTATTGAAGGCATCAGAACCAATGCTCCACTACAAATGAGGTTGGTACGCGACCCTGAATTTAAAAAGGGTGGTGTCAACATTCATTATCTCGAACACAAACTTGCCTCCGAGCAATAA
- the accB gene encoding acetyl-CoA carboxylase biotin carboxyl carrier protein: MDIRKVKKLIELLEESGIDEIEISEGEESIRISRSSKLAQAAPQQYVMQAPAPAAPAPVAAPAASTPASEAKSEELSGHVVKSPMVGTFYRAPSPSSPNFIEVGQTVKKGDTICIVEAMKMMNQIEADKSGTIEAILVDNGEPVEFEQALVTIV, translated from the coding sequence ATGGATATTAGAAAAGTAAAAAAACTTATCGAACTGTTGGAAGAATCAGGCATCGACGAGATCGAGATCTCTGAAGGAGAGGAGTCCATTCGCATCAGTAGAAGCTCCAAGCTGGCACAGGCTGCACCACAACAATACGTAATGCAGGCCCCAGCACCTGCTGCCCCAGCTCCTGTTGCTGCACCAGCGGCAAGCACGCCGGCCAGCGAGGCAAAATCAGAAGAGTTATCAGGTCACGTGGTGAAATCCCCAATGGTCGGAACATTCTACCGAGCCCCCTCCCCCAGCTCCCCTAACTTTATCGAAGTAGGTCAAACAGTCAAAAAAGGCGACACCATTTGTATTGTTGAAGCCATGAAGATGATGAACCAGATAGAGGCAGATAAGAGCGGAACGATTGAAGCCATACTGGTTGATAACGGAGAGCCGGTAGAGTTCGAACAAGCCCTTGTCACTATTGTCTGA
- the aroQ gene encoding type II 3-dehydroquinate dehydratase: MATILIVNGPNLNLLGVREPHIYGTETLESISNNCKELAKTLGHEIEFFQSNAEAEIIERLHQHFSTPVDYIIINPAAFTHSSVAIRDAISATNVPFIEVHLSNVHQREPFRQHSYFSDLATGVICGLGSQGYLFAIRYIDQALKQN; this comes from the coding sequence ATGGCAACAATTCTGATTGTAAACGGCCCCAACCTAAATCTGCTGGGTGTTAGGGAGCCGCATATCTATGGCACTGAAACACTTGAATCCATCTCTAACAACTGCAAAGAACTGGCAAAAACATTGGGTCATGAAATCGAATTTTTTCAGTCCAATGCCGAAGCGGAAATTATCGAGCGATTACACCAACATTTCTCTACCCCTGTGGACTACATCATCATCAATCCAGCCGCATTTACTCACAGCAGCGTGGCTATTCGAGATGCAATTTCTGCTACAAATGTGCCTTTTATTGAGGTTCATCTGTCTAACGTCCACCAACGTGAGCCGTTTAGACAACACTCATATTTTTCTGACCTTGCCACGGGTGTCATCTGTGGCCTTGGGTCACAAGGTTATCTGTTTGCCATTCGATATATTGATCAGGCACTGAAACAGAACTGA
- a CDS encoding DUF2333 family protein, which produces MNFKASLSAMWARLPLNGIVKTVLAVIALYLLIALVLGMYWSNAPDLFDVKDNAREYAQAHNQNVVVGYTTVATLHRLASSLLDKPGGYLSNDVTPPGVWLDNMPNWEFGVLIQVRDLSRALRKDIARSQSQSKEDPDLAQAEPAFNFQSDSWILPATEGEYRSGINYLEAYMDRLADPSNSQAQFYARADNLRNWLTDVETRLGSLSQRLSASVGQVRMNTDLAGDAAAEQSTGAASQELIKTGWFEIDDVFYEARGTAWALTEILRAVEVDFASVLEKKNALVSLQQIIRELEATQETIWAPMILNGSGFGLVANHSLVMANYISRANAAIIDLRRLLENG; this is translated from the coding sequence ATGAATTTTAAAGCGAGTTTGTCAGCCATGTGGGCCAGGTTGCCCTTAAATGGCATTGTTAAAACCGTGCTTGCGGTTATCGCATTGTATCTTCTGATTGCCCTGGTTCTGGGTATGTATTGGTCTAATGCGCCGGATCTGTTCGATGTCAAGGATAATGCCAGGGAGTATGCTCAGGCTCATAATCAGAATGTTGTCGTTGGGTACACTACTGTTGCAACCTTGCATCGATTGGCTTCCAGCCTGTTGGACAAACCGGGTGGATATCTGAGTAACGATGTAACTCCCCCGGGTGTTTGGCTGGATAACATGCCTAATTGGGAATTTGGAGTATTGATACAGGTGCGGGACTTGTCGCGTGCATTGCGCAAAGATATCGCCCGTTCTCAATCCCAGTCCAAGGAGGATCCGGATCTGGCACAGGCTGAACCTGCATTTAACTTTCAAAGTGACAGCTGGATATTGCCCGCTACTGAAGGAGAGTACCGTTCGGGTATTAACTACCTTGAGGCATACATGGACCGGCTTGCTGATCCCTCAAATTCTCAGGCCCAGTTTTATGCTCGCGCAGATAATCTGCGAAACTGGCTGACAGATGTAGAAACCCGGTTAGGATCCTTGAGTCAGCGTCTCAGTGCCAGTGTTGGTCAGGTACGTATGAATACCGATCTCGCCGGAGATGCTGCCGCCGAGCAGTCTACCGGAGCGGCTTCTCAGGAATTAATTAAGACCGGATGGTTTGAGATAGATGATGTATTTTATGAGGCTCGTGGTACTGCCTGGGCTTTAACAGAAATTCTCAGAGCAGTGGAGGTGGATTTTGCTTCGGTGCTGGAGAAAAAGAATGCGCTGGTCAGTTTGCAGCAGATCATCCGGGAGCTGGAAGCTACGCAGGAGACTATATGGGCACCAATGATTTTGAATGGATCCGGTTTTGGGCTGGTGGCGAATCATTCATTGGTAATGGCCAACTATATTTCCCGGGCCAATGCCGCCATCATCGATCTTCGTCGTTTACTGGAAAACGGGTAG
- the ppa gene encoding inorganic diphosphatase: MSYSSIPAGKELPNDFYAVIEIPANHDPIKYEIEKDFDAVFVDRFMATPMFYPANYGFIPQTLADDGDPLDVLVITPYPVIPGSVIRCRPLGVLLMSDEAGGDAKLVAVPHSKLTTIYDHMNDIDDVPELLRNQIQHFFENYKDLEKGKWVKVDRWDNIDKAREMIMAAAAAYKG, translated from the coding sequence ATGAGCTATAGCAGCATCCCGGCAGGCAAGGAACTTCCGAACGATTTTTATGCGGTAATCGAGATTCCTGCTAATCACGATCCCATCAAATATGAAATTGAAAAAGATTTTGATGCTGTATTTGTTGATCGTTTTATGGCAACTCCCATGTTCTATCCGGCCAACTACGGATTTATTCCCCAGACTCTGGCAGATGATGGAGACCCGCTGGATGTACTGGTCATCACTCCTTATCCCGTCATACCTGGCAGCGTTATTCGTTGTCGTCCGCTGGGAGTGTTATTGATGAGTGACGAAGCCGGTGGCGATGCCAAACTGGTTGCCGTGCCGCACTCGAAACTGACTACCATTTATGACCACATGAACGACATTGATGATGTGCCAGAGTTACTGAGAAATCAGATTCAGCACTTTTTCGAAAACTACAAAGACCTTGAGAAAGGCAAATGGGTAAAAGTGGATCGTTGGGACAACATCGACAAAGCCCGTGAAATGATCATGGCTGCTGCCGCCGCTTACAAAGGCTAA
- a CDS encoding DJ-1 family glyoxalase III has protein sequence MSKTILMPLANGFEELEAITISDLLVRAGVKVITAGLEEGPVRASRGTVVIPTTTLKEVMHQVFDLIVLPGGQPGADNLMADECVIDLLRQQHDQGKLIGAICAAPKVLVAAGIAEHQNITSYPGAVNHLDLTNVTVVNEPVVFSHNIVTSRGPGTAMKFALTLVEALQGAEVREKVETALEG, from the coding sequence ATGTCCAAGACTATCTTGATGCCTCTTGCCAATGGCTTTGAAGAACTGGAAGCCATTACCATTTCCGATCTATTGGTACGCGCCGGAGTCAAGGTTATAACCGCCGGCCTGGAAGAAGGACCCGTCAGAGCTTCCCGTGGAACCGTAGTTATTCCGACTACCACTCTCAAAGAGGTCATGCACCAAGTTTTCGACCTGATCGTATTGCCCGGTGGTCAGCCAGGCGCCGACAACCTGATGGCAGATGAGTGCGTAATCGATTTATTGCGCCAGCAACACGATCAGGGCAAGCTGATAGGCGCCATCTGTGCCGCACCAAAAGTACTGGTAGCAGCCGGTATTGCTGAACATCAAAACATTACCAGCTACCCCGGTGCAGTCAATCATCTCGATCTGACAAACGTTACGGTTGTGAATGAACCTGTCGTCTTCAGTCATAATATCGTTACGTCACGCGGGCCGGGTACGGCTATGAAGTTCGCCCTTACGTTGGTTGAGGCGCTACAGGGTGCAGAGGTCCGGGAGAAGGTTGAAACCGCACTGGAAGGCTAA